The following proteins are encoded in a genomic region of Thiomonas sp. X19:
- the hprK gene encoding HPr(Ser) kinase/phosphatase produces the protein MKAATLSADSLFEANTSLLKWQWLAGQSNPERRFDDAAVEGASSGADLVGYLNYIHPYRVQILGWREVHYLVHADEADSARRIRRVVGLEPPALVMADGAKPPDTLIEACEQARIPLFTTAEPAAFVIDVLRAYLSKLFANRTTLHGVFMDILGLGVLITGESGLGKSELGLELVSRGHGLVADDCVELLRVSQTAIEGHCPKLLQNLLEVRGIGILDIKTIFGETAVRRKLRLRLIVHLVRRDTQDQDFERLPTGYVRQDVLGVAIRKVLIPVEAGRNLAVLVEAAVRNTILQLRGIDTFKEFQDRQRVAMLENSDD, from the coding sequence TTGAAAGCCGCAACCCTTTCCGCCGACAGCCTGTTCGAGGCCAACACGTCCTTGCTGAAATGGCAATGGCTGGCCGGGCAGAGCAACCCCGAGCGCCGCTTCGACGACGCCGCCGTGGAAGGCGCCAGCTCCGGCGCCGATCTGGTCGGATACCTCAACTACATCCACCCTTACCGGGTGCAGATTCTCGGCTGGCGCGAGGTGCATTACCTGGTGCATGCCGACGAGGCCGACAGCGCCCGGCGCATTCGCCGTGTGGTCGGACTGGAACCGCCGGCGCTGGTGATGGCCGACGGCGCCAAGCCCCCGGACACGCTGATCGAAGCCTGCGAGCAAGCCCGCATTCCGCTGTTCACCACGGCCGAGCCGGCAGCTTTCGTCATCGACGTGCTGCGTGCCTACCTCTCGAAACTGTTCGCCAACCGCACCACGCTGCACGGCGTGTTCATGGACATCCTGGGTCTGGGCGTGCTCATCACCGGCGAATCCGGTCTGGGCAAGAGCGAACTGGGGCTGGAACTGGTTTCGCGCGGCCACGGCCTGGTGGCGGACGATTGCGTGGAACTGCTGCGCGTGTCGCAAACCGCCATCGAAGGCCATTGCCCCAAGCTGCTGCAGAACCTGCTGGAAGTGCGCGGCATCGGCATTCTCGACATCAAGACCATTTTTGGCGAGACCGCGGTGCGACGCAAGCTGCGCCTGCGGCTGATCGTGCACCTGGTGCGGCGCGATACCCAGGACCAGGACTTCGAGCGCCTGCCCACCGGCTATGTGCGGCAGGACGTGCTGGGCGTGGCCATCCGCAAGGTGCTCATTCCGGTCGAGGCCGGGCGCAACCTCGCGGTGCTGGTGGAGGCCGCGGTGCGCAACACCATTCTGCAGTTGCGCGGCATCGACACCTTCAAGGAGTTCCAGGATCGTCAGCGTGTGGCCATGCTGGAAAACAGCGACGATTGA
- the fur gene encoding ferric iron uptake transcriptional regulator translates to MPPSNAQGLRSTGLKVTQPRLKILEIFQKSVLRHMTAEDVYRELLNDNSRDIGLATVYRVLTQFEQAGILSRTHFESGKAIFEINEGKHHDHLLCLDCGRVEEFVDPEIERRQKKIATEHGFVLQEHSLALYASCKREPCPHRPAAPRVFLGERDHR, encoded by the coding sequence ATGCCGCCTTCCAACGCTCAAGGTCTGCGCAGCACGGGGCTGAAGGTCACCCAGCCCCGCTTGAAAATTCTGGAAATCTTCCAGAAAAGCGTCTTGCGCCACATGACGGCCGAAGACGTCTACCGCGAATTGCTGAACGACAATTCACGCGACATCGGCCTCGCCACGGTCTACCGTGTGCTGACCCAGTTCGAGCAGGCGGGCATTTTGTCGCGCACCCATTTCGAGTCGGGCAAGGCCATTTTCGAAATCAACGAAGGCAAGCACCACGACCATCTGCTGTGTCTGGATTGCGGCCGGGTGGAAGAGTTCGTCGACCCCGAGATCGAGCGGCGGCAGAAAAAAATCGCCACCGAGCATGGCTTCGTGCTGCAGGAGCATTCGCTGGCCTTGTACGCCAGCTGCAAGCGCGAGCCTTGCCCGCATCGCCCCGCCGCGCCGCGCGTCTTCCTGGGCGAGCGGGACCATCGCTGA
- a CDS encoding outer membrane protein assembly factor BamE: MHVPRTRLAHHASSALRLGFLAVILPAALGLGACSNLTQQHDLTSIFKPYRIDVIQGNFVSKEMAEELKPGMSKDEVRAILGTPLLQDIFHADRWEYVFSLRQGYQAPIVRRYTVFFDKDGKMIRADGDPLPSENQFVAQINALRSTGSKPKELTEAQLQAEIAAAQKKLAERHPVAAASSAQGPLQVVAPAAEISKLEALAPPTSAAPLASPATPASAASSAQ, from the coding sequence ATGCACGTCCCGCGTACCCGTCTTGCGCATCACGCCTCGTCTGCCCTGCGTTTGGGTTTTCTGGCCGTGATCCTGCCCGCAGCTCTCGGTTTGGGTGCCTGCAGCAACCTCACCCAGCAGCACGACCTCACCTCGATCTTCAAGCCCTACCGCATCGATGTCATCCAGGGCAACTTCGTGTCCAAGGAAATGGCCGAAGAGCTCAAGCCCGGCATGAGCAAAGACGAGGTGCGCGCCATTCTCGGCACCCCCCTGCTGCAGGATATTTTCCATGCCGACCGCTGGGAATATGTCTTCAGCCTGCGCCAGGGCTATCAAGCCCCGATCGTGCGCCGCTACACCGTGTTCTTCGACAAGGATGGCAAGATGATCCGCGCCGATGGCGATCCGCTGCCGTCGGAAAACCAGTTCGTGGCCCAGATCAACGCCCTGCGGTCCACCGGCAGCAAACCCAAGGAATTGACCGAGGCGCAGTTGCAGGCTGAAATCGCCGCCGCGCAGAAAAAGCTGGCCGAGCGGCATCCCGTGGCGGCCGCGTCCAGTGCGCAAGGTCCGTTGCAAGTGGTCGCGCCTGCAGCGGAAATCAGCAAACTCGAAGCCCTGGCGCCGCCAACCTCGGCGGCGCCACTGGCGAGCCCGGCAACTCCGGCATCGGCAGCAAGCAGCGCGCAGTAA
- the dapB gene encoding 4-hydroxy-tetrahydrodipicolinate reductase has product MTAESVPTRHRIAVAGSSGRMGRTLIEAIAAAPDCQLVGALDRADSPALGQDAGAALGLATGVSVSADLALGLQGAQALIDFTRPQGTLAHLDACRQHRVAMVIGTTGFDAAGLARIRAASAHIPIVMAPNMSIGVNVVLKLLEQAGRALAEGYDIEIIEAHHRHKVDAPSGTALKMGEVVAQAAGRDLERDAVWARHGHTGEREPGTIGFSVIRGGDIVGDHTVLFAGTGERIEITHKSSSRATYAAGSLRAVRFLAGKSSGLYDMQAVLGFGG; this is encoded by the coding sequence ATGACCGCAGAATCCGTTCCAACCCGCCACCGCATTGCCGTCGCCGGCAGCAGCGGCCGCATGGGCCGCACGCTGATCGAGGCCATCGCCGCCGCACCGGATTGCCAGCTCGTGGGCGCGCTCGATCGTGCCGACTCGCCCGCGCTGGGTCAGGACGCCGGCGCCGCGCTGGGTCTGGCGACCGGCGTGAGCGTCAGCGCCGATCTGGCGCTCGGCCTGCAAGGCGCGCAGGCGCTGATCGACTTCACCCGGCCGCAAGGCACGCTCGCGCACCTGGACGCTTGCCGGCAACACCGCGTGGCCATGGTCATCGGCACGACCGGGTTCGACGCCGCCGGGCTGGCACGCATCCGTGCGGCGTCGGCGCACATTCCCATCGTCATGGCGCCCAATATGAGCATTGGCGTCAATGTCGTGCTCAAGCTGCTGGAGCAGGCCGGGCGCGCGCTGGCAGAGGGTTACGACATCGAAATCATCGAAGCGCACCACCGCCATAAAGTGGATGCTCCTTCGGGCACCGCGCTGAAAATGGGCGAGGTGGTGGCGCAGGCCGCCGGGCGCGATCTGGAGCGCGACGCCGTCTGGGCGCGCCACGGTCACACCGGCGAGCGCGAGCCCGGCACCATCGGTTTCTCGGTCATTCGCGGCGGCGACATCGTCGGCGACCACACCGTGCTGTTCGCCGGCACCGGCGAGCGCATCGAAATCACCCACAAGTCCAGCAGCCGCGCCACCTACGCCGCCGGCAGCCTGCGCGCCGTGCGCTTCCTGGCCGGCAAGAGCAGCGGCCTGTACGACATGCAGGCCGTGCTCGGCTTCGGCGGCTGA
- a CDS encoding MotA/TolQ/ExbB proton channel family protein yields the protein MGGLAAFWQEGDALIRTVALLLLAMSVASWFVILWKSAMLAAAARRVPRAIAAFWAAPHRQDAPAAALAADPQGLTVRLADVAAKLDNQAANPADRADDASAPNWQSRPDRVRRELRSALNAASRQLHAGHVLLASVGSTAPFVGLFGTVWGIYHALTTIAATQQVSIDKVAGPVGETLIMTAAGLAVAIPAVLAYNALGKRARALDAELEGYALDLQHLLSGEAAPRHANGSA from the coding sequence ATGGGAGGTCTCGCAGCATTCTGGCAAGAAGGCGACGCGCTGATTCGCACCGTGGCCTTGCTGCTGCTGGCGATGTCGGTGGCGAGCTGGTTCGTCATTTTGTGGAAGTCCGCCATGCTGGCCGCCGCCGCGCGCCGCGTGCCGCGCGCGATTGCCGCGTTCTGGGCCGCGCCGCACCGGCAGGATGCCCCCGCCGCCGCGCTCGCGGCCGACCCGCAGGGCCTCACGGTGCGACTGGCCGATGTCGCGGCCAAGCTGGACAACCAGGCGGCGAACCCCGCAGACAGGGCCGACGACGCGTCCGCGCCCAACTGGCAGTCGCGCCCCGACCGCGTGCGCCGCGAACTGCGCAGCGCCCTCAACGCCGCCAGCCGCCAGCTCCACGCCGGCCATGTGTTGCTGGCCAGCGTCGGCAGCACCGCGCCCTTCGTCGGCCTGTTCGGCACCGTCTGGGGCATCTACCACGCGCTCACCACCATCGCCGCCACGCAGCAGGTCAGCATCGACAAAGTGGCCGGCCCGGTGGGCGAAACCCTCATCATGACCGCCGCCGGTCTGGCCGTGGCCATTCCCGCCGTGCTGGCTTACAACGCCCTGGGCAAACGCGCCCGCGCGCTGGACGCCGAGCTCGAAGGCTATGCCCTCGACCTGCAGCACCTGCTCAGCGGCGAGGCCGCGCCGCGCCATGCCAACGGCTCGGCGTGA
- a CDS encoding biopolymer transporter ExbD, producing MSFGRFDRGVDEAPMSDINMTPLIDVMLVLLVIFIITAPLLAGHIALDLPKVDTAAAQRAPKSLSVSIQKDGKLYLGDQPTTLAALTARFAAAAKARPDTELRIRADTAAPYGDVAQVMGAAQGAGLDRIGLITQPAAAASGAMP from the coding sequence ATGAGCTTCGGCCGCTTCGATCGCGGTGTGGACGAGGCGCCGATGAGCGACATCAACATGACGCCGCTGATCGACGTCATGCTGGTGCTGCTGGTGATTTTCATCATCACCGCGCCGCTGCTGGCAGGCCATATCGCACTCGACCTGCCCAAGGTCGACACCGCGGCTGCGCAGCGGGCCCCCAAGAGCCTGTCGGTCTCCATCCAGAAAGACGGCAAGCTTTACCTGGGCGATCAGCCCACCACGCTGGCCGCGCTCACAGCCCGATTCGCCGCCGCCGCCAAAGCCCGCCCCGACACCGAACTGCGCATTCGCGCCGACACTGCCGCACCCTATGGCGACGTGGCGCAGGTCATGGGCGCTGCCCAGGGCGCAGGGCTCGACCGCATCGGCCTCATCACCCAGCCCGCGGCTGCCGCCTCCGGCGCGATGCCGTGA
- a CDS encoding cytochrome c, whose product MLIAWLALPQAWAADAPAATPTDVPKIFVGANLAQGEKTYNELKCAACHAERMMGSTSAMYTRPDRKVHNAMELRGFTQMCVTQLNHSLFPEEVTDIAAYLNKAYYHFK is encoded by the coding sequence ATGCTGATCGCTTGGCTGGCGCTGCCGCAGGCTTGGGCTGCCGATGCGCCGGCCGCAACGCCTACCGACGTGCCGAAGATTTTCGTCGGCGCCAATCTGGCGCAGGGCGAAAAAACCTATAACGAACTCAAATGCGCCGCCTGCCATGCCGAGCGCATGATGGGCTCGACCTCGGCGATGTACACCCGGCCCGACCGCAAGGTGCACAACGCGATGGAGTTGCGCGGCTTCACGCAGATGTGCGTGACCCAGCTCAACCACAGCCTGTTCCCGGAGGAGGTGACGGACATCGCCGCCTACCTCAACAAGGCCTACTACCACTTCAAGTGA
- a CDS encoding YceI family protein: protein MDADFPLNRTAFGLGTGSYTFDPKSRRADKADITIPVDGLDTFFPMRDQDLKGAAFFDAKANPAIHFVSTEYVPQSKIAAGSKARARCPICPSPGAAISPASSPPQPSIAWTSA, encoded by the coding sequence ATGGACGCCGACTTCCCGCTCAATCGCACCGCCTTCGGCCTGGGCACCGGCAGCTACACCTTCGACCCGAAGAGCCGCAGGGCCGACAAGGCCGACATCACCATTCCGGTGGACGGCCTGGACACCTTTTTCCCCATGCGCGACCAAGACCTCAAGGGCGCCGCCTTTTTCGACGCCAAGGCCAACCCCGCCATCCACTTCGTCAGCACCGAGTACGTGCCGCAAAGCAAGATCGCGGCCGGCTCGAAGGCGCGGGCAAGGTGCCCTATTTGCCCAAGCCCTGGGGCGGCTATCTCACCGGCTTCGTCGCCACCGCAACCATCGATCGCATGGACTTCGGCATGA